The Anaerolineales bacterium region AACGGGCAACTGCTCAACGGCACGTTCATGGATTATCACCTGCCCAGCAGTCTCGATGTGCCGCGCATCGAAACCGCGCACGGCGAAACGCTCTCGCCGCTCAACCCGATGGGCGTGAAAGGCGCGGGCGAAGCGGGAGCGATTCCCGTCGGTCCGCTGTTTGCGCAGGCGTTGGAGGATGCGCTGTGGGATCGGGAGTTTGAGGTGTTGGAGATTCCGTTGAATTCGAATCGGTTGTGGGAGATTGTGAATGGTAGATAGTAATTGGAGATTGGAGACTAGAGACTAGAGACTGGTGGTCGAGACGCAGGCAGTCGAGACCTGAGGATTAGAGAATTGGAGAATTGATGTGAACTCGGTGGTTGAGTAGACCTGAGCGTTCGTTGCGAAGGTCGTATCGAAACCACCCGCTTCATTCCAAGCCGATGGTTGGTCCCCACAAGGGGGCTATGTCTGTCCATCGGCTTTTTGTTTGGGTTCAGGTTTTGCCATGCTATAATTTTGGCGCGGAGATTCTTTCATGGCAAAGAAAAACTACAAAGACTGGTCTAAAGAAGACCTCATCAAACACATCGAAAAACTGGAAAAGCGCAAGAAATACGGATTGGTGTGGGACGAAGAACGCACCAAAGAGGAATTTGAATTGCAGTCGTTGAACGGCTTGCCCGTTCTAGAAGAAGTATCAAAGAATGCAATCACTACCGATGCCGATCAGCCCACCCATATTTTGATAGAAGGCGATAATTACCATGCGCTTTCAGTGTTGAACTATACTCATGAAAAATCTATTGATGTAATTTACATTGACCCGCCATACAATACGGGGAATGAAACCTGGAAATACAACAACAAATACGTTAACGATGATGATGCTTACAAACACAGCAAGTGGCTTTCATTTATGGAAAAGCGATTAAGACTTGTCAAGAATTTACTTTCTCCAACTGGAATTATTTGTGCAACTATTGATAACTACGAAGTGCATACACTTCGGATGATTATGGAAGAAATCTTCTTTGATCGCGACATCATAATGACGGTAATCGAACATAACTTTAGAGGGCGAGTAAAAAGAAATTTTGCCCTTACTCATGAATATGCTCTTTGGGGTGTACCGAAAGAACAAGATTTAATAACAAGGCAAAGAGAAAAATCTGGCGATATACAAAGAAATTTACGCCGTACTGGACAAGGCTCAAGACGACACGAATCTCCAACCATGTTCTTTGGTATCGAAGTCGACAAGAGGACTCTTAAAATAATTGGTGTAACTGAAGCACTGGATGCTGACGAGAAAATTCCAAAGCATGCTAACCCAAATACAGAGATGGTGTATCCTATTGATGACGAAAAAATACAGCGTCGTTGGTATTACGGCAAAAACAGCATTATGGATGAGGTCAAAAAAGGAAATATTTGGGCTAAAAGAATAAAAGGGAAGATTCAAATTCATTACTGGAAAGAAGGGAAAGAAAAAAGAAGAAAATCAGTTTGGACAGACCCGAAATATGACGGAAGCACTTACGGGACTGAATTATTGACCTCTATACTTGGGCAAAACGATTTTCCGTTTCCGAAAAGTATTCACGCCGTTAAAGAGTGTATTGAAGCGTGTACTTATAAGAAGGATGCTGTAATTTTAGATTTTTTTGCTGGGAGTGGTACAACTGGACATGCTGTTTTAGAGCTGAATGAAGAAGACGGTGGAGCTCGTCAATTTATTCTTGTTACTAACAATGAAAACAATATTTGTAGAGAAATCTGCTATCCGCGTATTCGCAATGTCATAAAAGGTTACAAGTTTCAAGGCACAGAAAAAAAACTGTTATTTGAAGAAAAATTAACCCTAAGCGAATTGAAGAATATGGATAATATCTTAGGCGAGTTTGAAGAGACAAAATCGCAAAGCAAAGGATATGATGAAATTAAGACTGAATTTGAAAATAACACCTTGAGATTACTCGGAATCAACAAAAGCAATGTGCGGAAAGAAGGTTTTGGCGGTAATTTGAAATACTATCGCACCTCTTTTGTGCCTGCCGAACCAAGCGACGAGAACAAGGAAATGCTTACCCGCCAATCCGTTGAAATGTTGTGTTTGCGAGAAGGTACGTTTGATTTTGTGTCTGACACCGACGCTTGGAAAATCTTCAAAAACAACCAAAAGTACACGGCAATCCTTTTCGACCAACTTTCGATACCTGAATTGAAAGAAGAACTCGAAAAATTAGATAAATCCGTGAGCGTGTATGTTTTCTCTCTCGAAGATGACAATTTCGCCAACGAATTTGCCGATATGAGAGAGAAAGTCAAAGTCTGCTCCATTCCAGAAGCGATTTTACGGGTGTATCGGAGAATCTACCAATGATGCGGGACTCTGTCTACCAAACCAAAGCCGTGCGCGAATTATGCGCCAAAACC contains the following coding sequences:
- a CDS encoding site-specific DNA-methyltransferase; amino-acid sequence: MAKKNYKDWSKEDLIKHIEKLEKRKKYGLVWDEERTKEEFELQSLNGLPVLEEVSKNAITTDADQPTHILIEGDNYHALSVLNYTHEKSIDVIYIDPPYNTGNETWKYNNKYVNDDDAYKHSKWLSFMEKRLRLVKNLLSPTGIICATIDNYEVHTLRMIMEEIFFDRDIIMTVIEHNFRGRVKRNFALTHEYALWGVPKEQDLITRQREKSGDIQRNLRRTGQGSRRHESPTMFFGIEVDKRTLKIIGVTEALDADEKIPKHANPNTEMVYPIDDEKIQRRWYYGKNSIMDEVKKGNIWAKRIKGKIQIHYWKEGKEKRRKSVWTDPKYDGSTYGTELLTSILGQNDFPFPKSIHAVKECIEACTYKKDAVILDFFAGSGTTGHAVLELNEEDGGARQFILVTNNENNICREICYPRIRNVIKGYKFQGTEKKLLFEEKLTLSELKNMDNILGEFEETKSQSKGYDEIKTEFENNTLRLLGINKSNVRKEGFGGNLKYYRTSFVPAEPSDENKEMLTRQSVEMLCLREGTFDFVSDTDAWKIFKNNQKYTAILFDQLSIPELKEELEKLDKSVSVYVFSLEDDNFANEFADMREKVKVCSIPEAILRVYRRIYQ